The genomic segment taaaatatatgaaggaagaaaaggagtggAAAGGGAGTAAAATTTAGCTGTATCACcatggtttgatttttttaatagtgcTGACAGACTTGATCTGCATTACCTGTAGTTAAAGCAAGAATGCAGAGTTTCAACTGTCATcttcagaaaaaagagaaaccaagaaaTTGCAAAGGAGATGTGACTTTCCCTTTCCTGTAACTATTAAGAAACTCTTCTATTCTCTTGAAAACCATTCGCCCACCTCTCTCCATAGACTGGTCACCTACCCAGTTCATGAGAGTGGtgactttttgtctttgtcctccAAGGTATTTCTGCACAGATCAAACTTTCAGCAGTTTCTGCTTAAAAACAAAGACTCTGCTCACATGTCTGCCCCCCTGAGATGATTTTTCTAGCTCCTCTGAACCGCCATTCACAGCGGTGACCCTACAGTGTGTACACTCACCTGCCGTCTATCTCTCGTCATactgtgttttacatttaggcaTGTATTCTCCTTTATCATATAGCACATTGTTTCTTGGCAGAGAcaatgtcttttcatattttttgttgttccaattaatgaataaagaaaaaagacagaaagtaagGTGTGTTACTGTGTGTGGTTAGTACTTTCCATAGAAACACACCCAGGGAATCACTGTAATTCTATTACCAGCCCACACTAGCCCCAAACTTTGTGCATTAactatttcctgattttaatatTAACTCTGTCACACAGACCCCGGGATCGGTCTCCAACaaaattgaattttgtcaaatattttgttCCCTATTTGACCACAGGATGGAGAAAATGAGGGAAGCAAAGAAAGACGCTCACATCTGTTTATtggaaagaattaaatatatgGCCTTTTAATGTTTTCTGGCTAAGTCCTACTTCCTCTATCATTCTCTTTATAGTAAACAAAGTTGAGCATCTGTTGAAAACCACGTAAGTTATACTGCAGGCATTATCCCACTGAATCTTTATGGAAATTGTGGTTAGGTAGTCATACCGtgacacagatgagaaaacaagctAAGAATGGTGGATTCATGTGTCTAAAATTACGCAACTATGAATTCATAGACTGGAATTTGAAACCATGTACAACTACAAAGTTTGGACTCTTTATACTAACCATGAGGAGGTAAGACCTCTGCAGGGTTTTGTAAAGGTAAATTGACTTAATACATTTAAGGCAGCTTTGAACAGCAGGGACCATTGCTTAAATATTACCCATTTCTAGGGTTTGCTCAAAATGTAGGGTCGACACATCTACAGTCCGATCCCTTTCACCCGATCGGTCTCCCTCTGAAGTCCTGAACTAGGCAGGGAAGCACTTACAGACGGCTACTGTCAGGACAGACAGAGATGCTGCTGCCTGCAGCACAGACAGGCTTTCCAGGGGCCCCAGTTCCAAGTGGGTTCAGATACCTCACGGAACCTTACACGAGCCTTTGTTTCAGAGACTGCTGCTTCTAACTGGAGCCCTGACACCTTCACTCTGGCTATTGTCCGCCCAACCCATGACCCCCACGAGATCAACTGCACGCTGCCTTGAGGCAGTGGGGGTTCCGGGGAGAGGAGGAGCACCCACCTCACTGAGGAAACCTTCCGTTCGTTCATGACTCACAGCTTTTCCAAACGAGCTCAGTTACAGACAAGCTTCCTCATGTGCTAAGACTCCCATGGGCACTGGTGGGGAAGGCCCCCCTGCAGTGGCAGAGAAAGAAGCCACTGGGAATTGGACAGCTGAGCGCAAGATTCAGGTCCCAAGACTTTAAAGGCGACATCTTCAGAAAAAGAGAATCCGGGATGGGATGGGGGCAGCAGGTAACCCTTGATTGTCTCTGGAAGCTGCCCCTCAGCAAGACGGCCTGAGTCTCAGAATTCTTGTTTGTTACAAATATCCCACATGTGTACTAACAAGGAAAGAGCGTGTCCAGTCCCTTTGTTGGCATAATGTCCTTTTGTGTTCAGTATGAGAGAGAGATGCATCTCTGCACTAGATCCTTCGACGTGAATACAGAGGACGTGGATCAGAAACCCAGATTGTCCACATGGTCTTAAACATACATCATGCTCTCCAGGCGAAGGCCTTCCTCACTCCTGGCATGAAAACGGTGGGTGGACTTTCCATTCCAAGAACAGCCGAGGGTGAGGATGCTGACACAGGGGTTTCCCTAGCACGGAGGTGGTCTCTTTGGTGGCATCTGGACGCACTGAGGGCACACGCAACAATAACACAGGCGCAGGCAAGAGAAAACACAAGATAAAGATTCCCAAAATAAGTTCttggtttttgctgttgttgggttttttttccccacccaggTCCACATAAACTGAACCAATATTTGTCTAAGCTGGGGACTGGATCAATCAGGGGGGCGCACTGTAGCCTCATTTGATTGAATAAAGATGACACATCAGTGATTCATCGGGGTCGGAGACCACAAACTGCTGAATCTGCAGTAAACAAATCTGGTGCACATGCAACAGCACAACCACAGAGAAGCTTTATCATCACCTGCACCTGCTTTTGCTCATTAACCTACGTCCCTTCCCTAATACAATTCAAGTGGGCTAAAGCCTGGGCGCCTTTGTTCTGCGGAaccagagtgcctcctggtccctgcTTTCTAGATGCAAGAGAAGTAGGGGCGGggcgtgtgtgtgggggggtggggtgctgtgTAGTCGGCGCACCGTGGTGTGGTGCGTGTGGCTGGTCACCTGTGGTGggtgctaggggtctaattggagctacagctgctggcctacaccacagccatagtaacccaggatccgagctgtgtctgcgacctacaccacagctcacagcaacgccagatccttaacccactgagcaaggccagggatcgaacctgcaacctcatggttccttgtcggatttgttaacccctgagccacgacgagaactctgaCATGTGTAAACTAAGTATTTCCGACCAACCATGTCCCAAGGAAAAGAAGTTCATAGTGAGACAGATTCCACTGACAAAATCAcgttttcttccctcttcttgggTCTTGACTAAAAATGGAGGGAGAATAGGCTCTGAAAACTTGCTACTATTTTCCGCTCAAGAAATCTCACAGGTTGGGCTCCAAAGGGAATTATGCACAGCTGAGCCACTTTCTTGACTCCTGGAGACTGTGATTCTAAACTATTAATGTGACCGAGGTGAGATGAAAGGGCCGATTATCCTGAAGATATGCCAGGAGGTTCTGGTGACACAGCACAGGTAAGATCAAGGATAACACAACTACACAACATCTCCGTTCGTCACCAGAGGTGTGGGGCCGAAGGCGCTAGGCCTTCAAAGGGATTAGAAAACAGAATGACACGGGAAGATTAAAATGGTCCCCGATACCTGAGGTAAGAAAATAAGGAGTGATGTCTAGTATCTTCTATAAAGAAACCACGTCCCCAAATTCATAAGATGTGATAAagtctttttatatcttttttccttatttctatcAATTCAGGGTCTGAATTAAcagtgatatttctttttttttttttttcacttttttcatatggaggttcccaggctaggggtcgacttggagctacagctgccagcctacaccacagccacagcaatgtgggatctgactctgtctgtgacctacaccatagccacggcaacgctggatcctgaacccactgagtgaggccagggattgaaccctgcatcctcatggatgctagtcaggttctttaaccgctgagccaagatgggaactccaacagtgatCTTTCTTGATCACCGGTTCCTTCTTTTCTaggattttccttttctccacaagcTTATTCAATAGGCTTCCCATCTGATCTTCTCTCTAGGAAAGGGAGGCCATTCAGTTGAGGTTTTCTAAGGACGGGCAAGGCCAGTGAAATGAGGAGATATGAAAGTAATAGCCTATGGACCCCATTTAATCAAACCCTAAGGCAAAGCGCACACATCAGCATGTGGTATGTACGTACGACAGGCTCAAGAATAAGACAGGATATTGAAGATACCTTTCCAGGAGCTGAGGATGAAGAATTCTAGGCTGCGCTACAGAAAGAAGCCCCTGGGAGAAGAGGGATTATGTGAGTTTACTGTCTTTTCTGATTCTGCAAGCTCGGGAAAGCTGCCTGCACTTGTCCAGTCTAAAAACACAGATTATTCTTGCTGAACTGAGAAGCAGGGGTTTCGTGATTTACCAAAAAGCAGTCAGTTCCCGTGGTGGCAAtgggacaaaaagaaagaaattccacgAGAGTACTGTCTCCATGCTGCTTCTGGGGAAACAGACTAAATGAGGGCGTCCTAAATTGGATTCAGGCCATCTGACCCCTTTGCTCCATCACCGTCCACTGCGAAAAATCTAAATCAGAATTTCTAATTCAGGCCTTAGTCACTAAGTCTCCAGAAGAAAGCGAAGACTACGAAATGGTGAGTCCAGGGTTTGATTAAGAGGAAACAGAATTTGCACACCAAAGAATATCCTTTTGGCAGAAGAACGATGGGCCCACTTTGTGGGTCATGTAAGGCCCTAAGATGCAGTTCCAcagtaaatatattatttactgTTTTGCATTTCTAAATTTGCTTAATTTAGTccttcagtggtttttttttgtttttgtttttgttttgttttttaacttagtAGAATTTTGTCAGGCTTGGTCCTCTTTTAAATAACGTGCTTTCACTGTTTTTTCTTATCTTCATCAgttcctttttcctgtttttcccagAGATTACTGTCGGTGCTGCTTTAACACCTTCAAAGTTTCTTTACTAAATTTCTCCCTATCATTCCTATAATAACAGCAATGTGGTCTATGAATTTCCTGCAAATTTCAGGACTGGAATTATGTCATGAAGATGGCATGTGTTctcatattttatagttttaggggGGTGTTGCTTTGAACTTGATTTGCTCTTTAATTGAAGAGTCATTCTGAATACTACATTTAATTGCACAAGCATGGGTGTGCTTCATTTACCCTTTAAATACTAATATCTAATTTCTAAACTTCTATTATATTGGCTAAGGTACAGCTATTATTCAGAATAAATCCTGAACTATATACATTGAACCGATTTCCAAATCTGTTACccaataattttaatttccttttttgtcttttctcttacTCACTTTCAAATGAGATATATCTGCCTGTGCCCGGTGCGTGCCAACTCCCAAACTGAGTGATATGTTTGCTTCTTCCATGTCATCctctgggggttaggacttttGACTTTTTGGCTTTCTGACTGACACCTGAAGCAGGTGTTAAGGAGCACAACGCCgagaagttgagcatcttttacgTACGTCCTCATGGAAGTGTACTTTTTTGTTTAATCACCTCTCTGGGCATATTGGCATACCAGTGATAGAATTTCCACTTATtctttttctgggctctctggtTTCTGTATCTGCAGttgttttctcttgctttaaTGTATACCTCTCAACAGGTGTAATGTGCTACCATTTTTGCTCTTGTGTTTCTGGTCTATACACAGTCCTCAGAGTGAATATTGGGATGTGTGACCTTGGCACGACTTAGCTTATGTGTTGCTGAGCTGTGCAACCTCCAGAACTCTGCAGTCTGAACCTGTCGGATAGAAAGGATGGATAAAAGAAGTAATGTTTGGAGGAGGAATGAGATGCCAGTTGAAAGGTGATTACTGCTTGGCTCAAAGTTCTTGTCTGCCTTATACGTGGACGGCTCCTAATTTTTACTTAGCCTCAGGAGACCGGTTCAGAGCCCGAGGAACGGGACCTGGATTAGAGCCTTCGTTGCGCTCCTACAGTTCTCATTCATTGGAAAAAGAGTCTCAAATACGTGTCATCAAAACTACTTTTCAAAACATGCTGATTACATGCGGCAGAGTGGACAGTCACATTGAGGAGAGAATCTTCTGTGCTCTTCATCCTACAATGTGACgcccattttaatatttttcacaaaTCATTCTGGGCAAACGAATTCTAACCTGGGGTAATAGAGTTAGCATTAGTGTCTTCTGATGGTGAACTTCATATAAGTTATAATGTTCTCCTTTTCCCTTCTATTTCAAAGGTCCAGAATGCTTCAGAATCAAGGCTAAGCATCTTATCTATGAATCCTCTGActcatgtaagtggaataaaTATCCCCACCTTTGGAGCCACAAAACTGCTGGTGCATATAACTTTTACTGCATTAATCATAACAGAATTTAATCATTGGTTGGCAGGAGTTTCTCCCCTAAGAAGAACGTTAATATCTAAGGTTAGGGATTGAGTcctatttatgcatttttttccttaagccatTGTCAAGTATTTTACATCATGTATAACTATTGCGTGTAATATATAAAACCAATATAAAGCCATTAGTAAATGATGGAGAAACGAACATGAAATCATCTGCAACAGAGCACAGCCAGTCTCTTTCATCATGCCCTTGCTAAACACTACCAACAGCCATCCCCGGACCTTTCTTCTCCTTGGCATCCCAGGGATGGAGGCCATCCACGGCTGGTTGTCGATACCCTTCTGCCTTGTTTACCTAAGTGCTCTCCTGGGGAACTTCTCCATTCTGTTTATTGTCAGAACGGATTCTACGCTGCACGagcccatgtacttcttcctctgtATGCTCTCTGTGGCTGACGTGAGCCTCTCCACTACTACTATGCCCAAAATCCTCAGCATTTTTTGGTTCCATGACAGGGAGATCGATTTTGAAGCCTGTCTCATACAAGTgtttctcattcattcactgtGCAGCATGGCCTCGGGGTTCATCCTGGCCATGGCCGTGGACAGGTACGTGGCCGTCTGCAATCCCCTGAGACACTCCGTCATCCTGAGCCACCGAGTCATCAAGACCTTGGGGCTGGCTGTTGTCTTCCGCGGAGCTCTGCTTTTCAGTCCTCAACCCTTCATGCTTCGGGGGCCTCCCTATTGCAGAACGAATATCATCCCTCACACGTACTGTGAGTTTATGGCTCTGATCAGGCTGGCTTGTGCAGAGACCAGGACCTACAGAATCTACAGCCTAACTGCTGCCTTCCTTACCGGCGGTTTAGATTTCATATTAATCCTCTGTTCGTATGTTCGCATCCTTCACACTGTCTTCCATCTTCCGTCCAAGGCTGCTCGGCTCAAGACCTTGGGCACGTGTGGATCCCATGTCTGTGTGATCTTAGTAGCCTATACGCCagccttcttctccttcctcaccCACAGGTTTGGGCACCACGTGCCTCCTCACATTCACATCTTTGTGGCTAACATCTATGTCCTCGTTCCACCCATGGTGAACCCAATGATCTACGGCATACGAACCAGCAGGATCAGAAAACGATTCCTCCAAGTGTTGACTTCTCACAAATCCTACAACAACCAACTCTCTCTGCAGCAGGTTCCTAAGACTTATAGGGGCAGGGGAGACATGCAGCCCTAATTCCAGAACCATGAATCCCTAATCTtccatttgtaataaaaatattaatttttactgACGAGATTTTGTTCCTAGAAAATGTGCTGAGAAGAGGGCTGACTtagatgatttatttttagtatatttgtcCACTAATGCAATATCACAATTGCATGGTCTCACTCACTGTGTTTGCTCCAAGATACTCTTCTGTTGTTCAGTCTTATCAGCTTTATCAGAGGTGTTTATTGACTTACTACATCTGACCTTAACTAAACTACGCATTTGTAAGTCTCAATGAATGGAACTGTTTAT from the Sus scrofa isolate TJ Tabasco breed Duroc chromosome 9, Sscrofa11.1, whole genome shotgun sequence genome contains:
- the LOC110255341 gene encoding olfactory receptor 52D1-like, which codes for MGTGGEGPPAVAEKEATGNWTAERKIQILRREYRGRGSETQIVHMVLNIHHALQAKAFLTPGMKTVGGLSIPRTAEVSRRKRRLRNVSFIMPLLNTTNSHPRTFLLLGIPGMEAIHGWLSIPFCLVYLSALLGNFSILFIVRTDSTLHEPMYFFLCMLSVADVSLSTTTMPKILSIFWFHDREIDFEACLIQVFLIHSLCSMASGFILAMAVDRYVAVCNPLRHSVILSHRVIKTLGLAVVFRGALLFSPQPFMLRGPPYCRTNIIPHTYCEFMALIRLACAETRTYRIYSLTAAFLTGGLDFILILCSYVRILHTVFHLPSKAARLKTLGTCGSHVCVILVAYTPAFFSFLTHRFGHHVPPHIHIFVANIYVLVPPMVNPMIYGIRTSRIRKRFLQVLTSHKSYNNQLSLQQVPKTYRGRGDMQP